From the genome of Metarhizium brunneum chromosome 4, complete sequence, one region includes:
- the RFC3 gene encoding Replication factor C subunit 3: MSDFEDEMDVDAPATSKDVIFSSEATKGKRSTANLPVEAEDSLPWIEKYRPVTLDDVSGHQDILATINKFVDSNRLPHLLLYGPPGTGKTSTILALARRIYGAANMRQMVLELNASDDRGIDVVREQIKTFASTKQIFTMGASAKSSIAGFKLIILDEADAMTNTAQMALRRIMEKYTVNTRFCIIANYSHKLSPALLSRCTRFRFSPLKEGDIRVLVEKVVEEENVQIGGEAVDALVKLSKGDMRRALNVLQACHASSTPLRAKNAPKIPESEIKRDMITTETIYNCIAAPPPDAIKEIVTTLLNTSDVMSCLSTMNALKVTRGVALADIITALSEELAKLEVSPEVMISWLDGLADVEHRVAGGGSETVQTGAVVGVVRRGVELTGR; the protein is encoded by the exons ATGTCAGACTTTGAAGATGAGATGGACGTCGACGCCCCCGCCACGTCCAAGGACGTGATTTTCTCCTCGGAAGCTACCAAGGGCAAGCGAAGTACAGCAAACCTTCCAGTCGAAGCCGAAGACAGTTTACCATG GATCGAAAAATACCGACCCGTAACCCTCGACGACGTCTCCGGCCACCAAGATATCCTCGCCACCATCAACAAATTCGTCGACTCCAACCGCCTCCCTCACCTGCTCCTCTACGGACCCCCGGGGACGGGGAAGACGTCGACAATCCTAGCCCTCGCTCGGCGCATCTACGGGGCCGCCAACATGCGCCAAATGGTGCTGGAGCTCAACGCCTCGGACGACCGAGGCATCGACGTGGTCCGCGAGCAAATCAAGACCTTTGCCAGTACCAAGCAAATCTTTACCATGGGTGCCTCGGCAAAGTCCTCGATTGCCGGGTTCAAGCTGATTATCCTGGACGAGGCGGATGCCATGACCAACACGGCGCAGATGGCGCTGCGACGAATCATGGAGAAGTACACTGTCAATACGAGATTCTGCATCATTGCGAATTACTCGCACAAGCTGAGTCCCGCGCTTCTCAGTAGGTGTACGAGGTTTAGATTCAGCCCGCTCAAGGAGGGGGACATTCGGGTCCTGGTGGAAAAGGTCGTTGAGGAGGAGAATGTGCAGATCGGCGGGGAGGCGGTGGACGCGCTGGTCAAACTCAGCAAGGGTGATATGAGAAGGGCGTTGAATGTGCTGCAGGCTTGCCATGCTTCAA GTACACCTCTTCGGGCGAAGAATGCGCCCAAGATTCCAGAGAGCGAGATCAAGCGCGATATGATTACGACGGAGACGATATACAACTGTATTGCGGCACCACCGCCAGATGCTATCAAGGAGATTGTGACGACGCTGTTGAATACGTCGGATGTGATGAGCTGTCTGAGCACGATGAATGCCCTCAAGGTGACGAGGGGCGTGGCGCTGGCAGACATCATTACGGCGCTATCGGAGGAATTGGCCAAGCTGGAGGTTAGCCCGGAGGTGATGATTTCGTGGTTGGATGGGTTGGCGGATGTTGAGCATAGAGTTGCGGGTGGCGGTAGTGAGACGGTGCAGACTGGTGCTGTTGTCGGGGTCGTGAGGAGGGGTGTCGAGCTGACGGGGAGATGA
- the Cbr4 gene encoding Carbonyl reductase family member 4, whose protein sequence is MIPLAGKHAVVVGATGTIGAHIAQAFAAQGAVVSLLGRTALQARAKLEPQLTPYTASHGQNSPSDTPTSHRFIRLDVADRASIKHVFDPRASQVSVAVVARFRHGRGVKAYQRAKQHAEAVGPLDVLVNCAGISQTTLLKRTPDEELASILDTNLLSTMLVCKHASVRPNGCIINVSSLMATKSGLGVTAYSASKAGVVAFTRALCREMAARSIRVNALLPGWVQSSMWDHLKPELQQAYLKDTPLNRVAHPAEVADAAVFLASNGFANNCVLNLDGGLSAA, encoded by the exons ATGATCCCCCTCGCGGGCAAacacgccgtcgtcgtcggagcCACCGGCACAATAGGCGCCCACATAGCCCAGGCCTTCGCCGCCCAGGGAGCAGTCGTATCTCTCCTCGGCAGGACGGCCCTCCAAGCCCGAGCCAAACTAGAGCCCCAGCTCACACCCTACACTGCATCACACGGCCAAAATTCGCCATCCGACACGCCTACTAGCCACCGCTTCATAAGGCTAGACGTCGCCGACAGGGCGAGCATAAAGCATGTTTTTGACCCTCGTGCCTCCCAAGTAAGCGTCGCTGTGGTTGCCCGTTTCCGCCATGGACGTGGTGTCAAAGCTTACCAAAGGGCCAAGCAGCACGCCGAGGCGGTTGGGCCGCTGGATGTCCTCGTCAACTGCGCGGGTATTTCTCAGACTACGCTTTTGAAGAGGACGCCTGATGAAGAGCTCGCCAGTATACTTGATACGAATCTGCTGTCCACCATGCTTGTGTGTAAGCACGCCAGCGTTCGGCCAAACG GCTGCATCATCAACGTCTCCAGCTTGATGGCTACGAAATCCGGCCTTGGTGTTACTGCGTATTCCGCTTCCAAGGCAGGCGTAGTGG CTTTCACCCGTGCTCTGTGCAGGGAAATGGCCGCCAGATCTATCCGTGTAAACGCTCTCCTACCGGGCTGGGTCCAGAGCTCTATGTGGGATC ATCTGAAACCAGAGCTGCAACAGGCGTATTTAAAAGATACGCCGCTCAACCGCGTAGCACATCCTGCTGAGGTAGCGGATGCCGCGGTTTTCTTGGCTTCCAATGGATTTGCTAATAACTGTGTTCTCAACCTTGATGGAGGGTTGAGTGCCGCGTGA
- the DS1PP gene encoding Dihydrosphingosine 1-phosphate phosphatase: protein MSGTRRDAPPPTTSPVPKVDNAPDAGLRSINHYKRALPRWRYNLRQQAIPLIRWETPYLAWMQEKLRTPALDSYFAITANLGTHTFFMIGLPICFWCGWASLGKGLVHMLALGVFWTGFIKDFYSLPRPLSPPLNRITMSGSAALEYGFPSTHSANALSVAVYGLLSLHSPDNALPPTAKIILECLSYFYAASIVFGRLYCGMHGFLDVLVGSTIGAGIGLVEFYHGPSFDAFMHSSSWIAPVVAGLVIIIFVRIHPEPADDCPCFDDSVAFAGVVIGVEFGTWTYGKIPSDPWETNAYGDGTIDVAPLGLWINVARIVFGVLVIFAWRETMKPALLKFLPHLFRLIEKLGWDLPRRYFIPASEYKSVPPGSRLDTLFPKASDFPRMVEGIRHPTTRGRSVSIGPQSAADAYEALAYRERRRRESISSNQSLRSKSSNMDLQGKDEDHSGKGAQTSGVQKPNSHGHEKVDGEVLILSGEENGDVAEENKLDDEEMFSRLVRPRVRYDVEVVTKLVVYTGIAWFATAQIPIMFEYAGLGTNHLRLQTQ, encoded by the exons ATGAGCGGCACGCGACGCGATGCCCCGCCACCTACGACGTCTCCTGTCCCCAAGGTCGACAATGCCCCTGATGCGGGGTTGAGGAGTATCAATCACT ACAAGCGCGCTCTTCCACGATGGCGATATAATCTTCGGCAACAGGCTATCCCGTTGATTCGATGGGAGACGCCGTATCTGGCTTGGATGCAGGAGAAGCTGAGGACGCCTGCTCTGGATAGTTACTTCGCCATCACAGCCAACTTGGGCACCCATACTTTTTTCATGATTGGCTTGCCGATATGTTTCTGGTGTGGTTGGGCATCTCTAGGCAAGGG CCTGGTCCATATGCTTGCTCTTGGTGTCTTTTGGACAGGCTTCATCAAGGACTTTTACTCTCTGCCCCGAccgctctcgccgccgctcaATCGAATCACCATGTCTGGATCTGCTGCTCTGGAATACGGGTTTCCCTCAACGCATAGCGCCAATGCACTCTCTGTGGCTGTATACGGACTCCTCAGCTTGCACAGTCCCGACAACGCTTTACCCCCGACGGCCAAGATCATTTTGGAATGCCTCTCCTATTTTTATGCGGCGTCCATCGTTTTCGGTCGCTTATACTGTGGCATGCATGGGTTTCTGGATGTTTTGGTCGGTTCCACCATTGGTGCTGGCATTGGTCTTGTCGAATTTTACCACGGCCCCTCCTTTGATGCCTTTATGCACTCTAGCTCCTGGATTGCTCCTGTAGTTGCAGGTCTTGTCATTATTATCTTTGTGCGCATACACCCTGAGCCGGCGGATGATTGCCCCTGCTTTGACGACAGCGTTGCCTTTGCCGGAGTCGTGATAGGCGTTGAATTTGGAACTTGGACATATGGCAAGATCCCGTCCGATCCGTGGGAGACTAATGCCTACGGCGATGGAACCATTGACGTCGCACCCTTGGGTCTATGGATCAACGTTGCGCGAATTGTATTTGGAGTTTTGGTAATTTTCGCCTGGAGGGAAACCATGAAGCCTGCTCTGCTCAAATTTCTCCCTCATCTCTTCCGTCTTATAGAGAAGCTTGGCTGGGATCTGCCACGGAGATACTTCATACCCGCCAGTGAATACAAGTCGGTGCCTCCAGGATCTCGTCTGGATACACTGTTCCCCAAGGCCTCTGACTTTCCTCGAATGGTTGAAGGCATCCGACATCCCACGACCCGTGGGCGATCCGTTTCTATTGGCCCCCAAAGCGCTGCGGATGCGTATGAGGCGTTGGCATACCGGGAACGAAGACGCAGAGAAAGCATCAGCAGCAATCAAAGTTTACGAAGCAAATCTAGTAATATGGATCTTCAGGGCAAGGATGAGGACCACTCTGGGAAAGGGGCCCAGACATCAGGAGTGCAGAAGCCTAATTCCCATGGTCATGAGAAGGTAGATGGTGAAGTATTGATATTAAGTGGGGAGGAGAACGGTGACGTTGCCGAGGAGAATAagcttgatgatgaggaaatgTTTTCACGTTTGGTCCGCCCACGTGTGAGGTACGATGTTGAAGTGGTAACGAAATTAGTAGTTTATACGG GAATTGCATGGTTTGCGACGGCGCAAATCCCAATCATGTTTGAGTATGCCGGTCTAGGGACGAACCACCTCCGACTTCAGACGCAATGA